The Thermococcus sibiricus MM 739 DNA window GAAATAGAGATTGAAAAAGAAGCAACCGTTGGGGATATACTTAAACTCTTGAGAATAAGCGAATCAGAGCACCATTTAATTCTGAATGAAAAGAAAGTTTCGAAAAATCATCCACTAAAAGAGGGTGATACTTTAAAGGTACTCTCGGTAGTTTACGGTGGTTAACTCTCTCCCAAACCCACGTCTTCTCCAAAGGTGAGCGTTAGATAGAGCTCTACAACTCCTTTTTTGATATTTTCTAGGATTTTCTCTTCAAATCTTTCTATCTCTTCAGGAGAAAGATATCTACCTTCCTCTAGAACCTTTATTTTCTGGTTCTGCCTGTCAAATACAATTGTTCTTTCCTCAATCACAAGGGGAACATACCTTATTCTAACACCATAAAGCTCTTCTGCATAACCCGCTTTACGACTTATATGCTCCAGATATAATTTTAGCCTTTCCATAAAATCACCGCAAATCTTAATACCTCCCTCTCCTTTAAACCTTTAAGGTGGTATAATGTATCAGAAGTTTGGTTATCATTTTCATGGATATCAACCAGGTGATATTATATATATCCACGATGGTTCTGGATGGGATCCAATAAAGTATTCAGAACGTTTAAGCCCTGTTTCTTTGAAAATAAGAGACATAGAAGTAAATTCCAGAAACTGGACAAGAACAGTTATTAAAGCATATGAATATACTAGTGATGCTTTAGGATCCTTAAAGCCCCACTCAGTAAGCGTCGATTTTGAGCCGTTTACTCTCTATATGATTCTCAGATACAAGCCGAAGATATATGGAGAAATAGTTGATCTGCTCATGAATAAAGTCGAGCCTGTTCCTACAACATCTTTTCATCCGATAATGCCTCATCTCAGTACTTTCGAACAGGAGATCCTTGCAAAAATTTCTTTTGATTTTTATGAGCCTTTTATCAAAGATAAGAATGTTGTTGGGTACTGGCTTCCAGAAAATGTTATAACAAAGGAAACCGCCAAAATTGTTGCTGAATCCACGCAAAGGGAGGTTTTATTCCTCTTGGATGAGAGACAGTTCGTTGGTCTTCACTTTCCCCAAGCAAAGTTCTCTTGCAACACCTACAAATGTGACGACAAAATAGTCTACGTCTTTGGAAGGGATCACCAGCTGAGCGATGCTTTTGCATTTAACACACTTGACGCTAATGGTCTTGTAAGAGCCGTTGTAGAGGGAAAGGTAGATGTCTTCAAGGAGAACTCTGGTATCCCCTACTTAGTTTACTTAGCGAGCGACCTTGAAGCCTTATTAAGCAATCCACAGCAACTGGATAAGTTCTTAAGCTGGATATCAAAACTCGAAGAAAGAGAAGTTGAAGTAATCAACGCGGTGGATTTCATTAGAAAAAAGAAAAATGGAGAGTTCCAAAAGCTAGAAGGAGAATGCAGTGAGTACTTTAGAATCAATATCAAAGATTACTCAAGCTGGAGCGATTATTACGATTTAAGTGTCGATGGAAGAACAAGTGACATAAGATGGCTTGGTATGAGAAGGGAAGACGGAAGAGTAATTAATCGCATCTATAAAGATAGAAAAGTTTCACAACTCTGGAAGTTTGCCTTTACAAAGCTGTTCAGAGAGCTTAACAGAAGTATACGCTTTGGTGTAATTGACCTAGTCCGTAAATATCTCCCAGAGGCAAGTATAGAGAATATAAAGGAATTTCTAACAAGATATGCAAGGATATTTTTCAGAGAGCATTATGAGTACTTTGAAATGGATACGACAGTTGAGTACGTAATGGAACCTCTAAAGGGCATCGACCCAACGTTGGCTCTAAAACTTGGAAGAATATACTACATAATGCTTCTAGCAAACCATTCAGATCCTAGATTCTGGGAAAATATAGATACAAGAGTAACCTTTGGAAACGTTTCCGCAATCAGCAAGGCTCTAATAGAACTCATGAAGGTCTACATCGAAGAAAACATGTACGAAAAAGCCAACTATCTCTTCCTGGAATATATGAAACTCCTTGCTTTCCCACAGCTTTATTACGATTATGAACTCTTCAAAATGCCAGGACTGGAAGGATGGGAAACTACAGAAAAAGCATGGTTCGACAGCCTGAAAAGCGAAGTTCCAAACTGTGATTACAATGTGATAACAAGAGGTGCTCTTTATGTTGGAAATGAAGATCTTCCTGAAGACATAAAAGGGGCTTTAGAAGTGCTTTACGACTTAAAGAAAGCTGTAGCTGACACTGGACACATTTCCGGAGAGATGCACGGCGATTGGGAGAATAAAAAGTGGTGTGAACATCGGGCCAGAGTTTAGGCCTTTACATTCCACTTTTCTTTGCTTAAAAAGAGATATGCTTCTTCCTCTAGTTCATGAGGCACAAAGTTTATTAAAATATCTGCATTTTTTACGCTCTCTCTAATATTCTTACCCAATGAAATCTGATCTTTAGCAAAGAGATTTTCAATGACCTCCACCACTCCTTCTTCAACAACTTTCTCTGAATAAAGTCTTTTCCCTCTTATCCATACTTTCTGGTTTTTTCCATAAAAATCTAAAGCTCTATTAGTAAGAAATTCTGGGCCTAGTTTTAGTTTTGTCCTTGGCCGGTTTATCCTATCAACCTCGAGCATGATGAAAGCTTTATCTTTATATCCCCAGTTCAAATCAAAAACTTCAAAGCCTTCTTTTTTCAAGCTTTTTTCGAGGCCTTTTGCACTTCTCTCAAGCTGAGGAATGAGAACATCGTCTACGAGCTCGGGTTTTGGAAAGAGAATAACAATTAAGTTTGTACCTTTCTCTCTAAGCAAGACTTTGTAATCCCCAATTTTCTTTTTTGACGGGAAGAAAAACTCGAGTTTTAGATTTTCTTTAAGTTCCATTGCCTTAAAGTAAAACACTCCAAACTTTTCCCAACTTAATGCAGAGGCAACGTTCCTTCTAGGATCTACAGGATCTATAACTACCAATGGCTTTTCTCCTTCTCTTTCTATGGTTTTGTACGCTATTTCTGGTTCCTTCTTAAGCCACCCTTCCAAGTCTATTATTTTGATCTTCCCTAAAAATTCGATGTTTTCCATTAACTTCAAAAAAGAGCCATATTTTATTATCAAAAGCTCAGTCAGATATCCCGAGAATCCTCTTACATAAACTTCACTACCATAAGCATTTATCCCTTTTAAAAACCGCTTTAATAACCTAACTTCATCGTTTCTGCCGTTTAAATGCTCAATTACCCACTTTGTATGAAGTATTGATCTATCAACAGCAGTTCTAACCTCTTTCCAGCTCTTCACATTATAACACGGGACAATGTCAACGTCAAAACCTTTATAGATGGCCCTTACATAGGGATGCTCAGCATAAGTAACTTCATAATTTTCAAAATGGTTCCCGATGGCTTTTGCAAGCTCCAATCCTCTTTTTCTTAATTCTTCTAGAGAATAATCAAGAGGAAAGGCTAAGAAAAGATCAATATCATGGTCTCCAGAAAGATAAGTATCTTTGGCTATTGAACCCACAAGATGAAGAGTAACCTCACTCTCAACTTTTTCTATTTCGGCTTTTGCAATATCTACTACTTCACGTATTACTTCATTAATTAATCTCCTCTCTTCTTCGGAGGGTTTTATCATTCCTAAAACTTCCTCTAACAGCTTCATCAAAACTCCACCTAATCTTGCAATTCAAATCTTGCAAGAGTCTCATATATTGGACCCTTTGGTGTAAGAGTGCTCTTTTTAAGTTCTATTGCCTCAACTTTAAACTTCCCAAACTCTTCATTAGATAGCTCCTTTAATACCAACATGAGCCCCACTTTGTCTTTTACGAACTTTACTCTACCTATTGTTATATGAGAGACAAAATTCTTCTCTCGTTTAAACCCGAGTTGGAAAAGGGCATTGTCTATTTCTTCCGCCATCTTCTTTATCTCCTCATCGTTATCCACTCCAGCCCAGATGACCCTCACATAGTTATAATTTGGGAAAACTCCTACTCCTTTTGCATTCACTTCATGCTTTTTGTGATTCTTTGCTATAGATTCAAGAATTCGTTTAATATCTTCAGCCTGTTCTTCGGTTATCTCTCCCAAAAATTTCAACGTGATGTGGATGTTTTCTGGTTCTACAAACTTGATTTTTGCAGACTTCGTCCTATCTATCTTCTCCTGAATCTCAACTAATTTCTTTCTAACTTCATCATTAATTTCAACGGCTATAAATGCCCTCATCTCTAACCACCACAGGGAATTCTTCCCACGGAAAAACTATCCATTTATCTGTTCTAAATACATAAAAATCCGGTACCACTAAAGTCCAAGGTTTCATGGCAAGGCAAGCAACTTTAATGTCCTTTGCACCTTTTTTCTTTACTTCATCGATGACAACTTGAAGAGTCTTTCCGGTATCGCTAACATCGTCAACTATAACTACTCTTTTCCCTTCCAAACTCCCATGAATGGGGATCGTTATTTTGGGTTCTTCTGCTCTCTCATCGATTCCCTTATAAAACTTAACATCAATAACCTTAAAATCAACATCTCCAAGGATGTGGCTGAGTCTCACTGCAGGGATTAAGCCCCCTCTAGAAATACCTACAATAGTATCAGGATTGTACCTTCTTAAAACGTCAGCCAGTGAAAATATAGCTCTATCCACCTGCCACCATGTGAGATAAACTTTGTCCATTTTCTCACCCTCCTTTATTATATGGTAGAGTAGAATAGTTCGAGTTTAAAAACCCAGCGTTTTATGAAGAAATTTTAAAAAAGAAGTTAAGAGATAACACACTTACTCCAGCCACATTTAGGACATGTAGCACATCCACTCTCCATTCTGAGTTCTACCAAAGCACCATCTTTTTCATAACAAATTGGACAATATACAATTCCAATGAGATCCTTTATCTTTCTTTCGTTACTTGAATTTTCTTTTATTGCAGATGCTTTTCCACTTGGACTCAAAGAGAAACTAGGAATTTCCTTTCCATTAGTCCCATCAATTATTGCTTCAATGTCAATGAGCTTGTTAATCCACGGTTCCCTTTCAACTATTTCTCTAAGTATTTTCTTTGCATATTCACTTGGTTTTGCTGAAATACGTTTTCTTTTTTCTCCTTCAACGTTATACACCTGGATACTCAAACTTCCATCTCTATAGACTGTGACACCTTTACATCCAAGTGCATGTGCCAATAGGTAGGCGGCTTTTACATCCTCCACTGTAGCATCATTTGGCATGTTTATGGTTTTACTGGCACTATCTGTAAGCCAAAGCTGGATACTTGCTTGAGCCAAAAGATGATCAAACCAGTGAATATCCATAGCAGTGACAAAAATCTTTTGTACATCTTCAGGGATTTCTTCTAACCCTTGAACGCTTCCATAATTATCACTTATTTTTTGAAGGATTTCATCGGTATAAAGGCCACGCTTCTTAAGCTCAGCTTCAAAGATTGGGTCAACGTAATAAAATTCCCCCACAGTAACACTTTTTTTGTAAACCAGAGCAAATATTGGTTCTATTCCACTAGATGTGTCTGCGATCATGCTTACACTTCCTGTTGGAGGGCATGTTGTCACCATTGCATTTCTAACTCCATATTTTCTGAGGTCTTCTACAAGTTCATCCCAAGGGAGATTCCATATTTCCTTGTGATAGTACCCTTCTATTGGTAGTTTCCCTTCGGGATATTCAGTTTTATGATACAATGGGAAAGGCCCCCGCTCTTTCGCTGCTCTTATGCTGTATTTATAAGCATAGAAGGTTAGATACTCTGTGGCTTTTCTCATGAAATCATACCCTTCCTTACTGTTATATCTTATGCCAAGTTTAAAGAGTGCATCTGCCAGACCCATAATGCCAACACCGATTCTTCTTGAGAGCTTGGTGTTGTAGTCGATCTCGGGTAATGGGAATTTATTAACATCTATAGCATTGTCAAGATACTTCGCCACTTTCATTATAACCTTAGCATACTCATCCCACTCAAAGTATGGTTTTCCTTCATCATCGTATTTTACAAATTTCGCAAGGTTTATGGAGGCCAGATTACATGATTCGTAGTCGTAGAGAGGCTCTTCTCCACATGGGTTGGTTGCACGGATTTTTTCACCCTTAGCGGGCACCAAAACGTTTCTTTTGTTTATTACATCAAAGAAGACCACACCTGGATCAGCCTTTGCCCAGGCCATATATGCTAACTCTTCAAAAAGACTCCTAGGATCAATTTCCTTTACTTTCTTTCCAGTTCTTGGGTTAATTAGGGGATATTTCTTTCCTTCTTTAAGGGCCTCCCAGAAATCGGCCCACATACCAACACTTATGTTAAAGTTACTCAAAATATTCGTTCCAACATTCTGCTCTTTTGCGTGGATGAATTTTTCAATATCTGGGTGCCAGACTTCAAGGATGCCCATGTTTGCCCCTCTTCTCACTCCACCCTGTTTTATCACATTGCTAACAGCATCTATGAGGTGCATGAAGCTAATTGGTCCGGAAGCTGCCCCAGTTGTCGTTCCAACTAAATCTCCTTCGGGACGAATTTTTGAGAAATTAAGACCAGTCCCCCCACCCATTTTTTGTATTATAGCTACATCATGGGCAGCTTTCATTATACTCTCCATATCATCCTCTATTGGAACAACAAAGCATGCAGAAAGCATTCCCAAGGGCCTTCCTGAGTTTATTAAAGCAGGAGTATTGGGCATGAAAACCTGATTTACCATTAGATTAAAGAATTCCTCAATGACGCCCTCGTATTTGTCAAACTCGCCGTTTTTAAGCATGTTCAAGAACTCGTCGATACTTACCTTCATTTTTCCTTTTTCTGCCAACTCTCTGTAGAGGTTTACCATTCTTTCGAATTGATACTTGTTGAGCTTAAAGCGGCCTATGGTATAAATACTGTCAAAATTCTCAAAGTTCTGTAGATAGTATTCAACTCTCTTCAAGTCTTGGATGTAAGTTCCTTCTTTAGAGA harbors:
- a CDS encoding adenosylcobalamin-dependent ribonucleoside-diphosphate reductase, with product MAIEKVMKRDGRIVPFDESRIRWAIQRAMWEVGVRDDNLLDKVVKDVIDRINELYEGQVPHIENIQDIVELELMRNGLFEVAKAYIIYRKKKAEIREEKRKILNKEKLDEIDKRFSINGLRVLASRYLIKNEEGKIVETPKELFERVAILAAIPDLLYDERMFSKEGTYIQDLKRVEYYLQNFENFDSIYTIGRFKLNKYQFERMVNLYRELAEKGKMKVSIDEFLNMLKNGEFDKYEGVIEEFFNLMVNQVFMPNTPALINSGRPLGMLSACFVVPIEDDMESIMKAAHDVAIIQKMGGGTGLNFSKIRPEGDLVGTTTGAASGPISFMHLIDAVSNVIKQGGVRRGANMGILEVWHPDIEKFIHAKEQNVGTNILSNFNISVGMWADFWEALKEGKKYPLINPRTGKKVKEIDPRSLFEELAYMAWAKADPGVVFFDVINKRNVLVPAKGEKIRATNPCGEEPLYDYESCNLASINLAKFVKYDDEGKPYFEWDEYAKVIMKVAKYLDNAIDVNKFPLPEIDYNTKLSRRIGVGIMGLADALFKLGIRYNSKEGYDFMRKATEYLTFYAYKYSIRAAKERGPFPLYHKTEYPEGKLPIEGYYHKEIWNLPWDELVEDLRKYGVRNAMVTTCPPTGSVSMIADTSSGIEPIFALVYKKSVTVGEFYYVDPIFEAELKKRGLYTDEILQKISDNYGSVQGLEEIPEDVQKIFVTAMDIHWFDHLLAQASIQLWLTDSASKTINMPNDATVEDVKAAYLLAHALGCKGVTVYRDGSLSIQVYNVEGEKRKRISAKPSEYAKKILREIVEREPWINKLIDIEAIIDGTNGKEIPSFSLSPSGKASAIKENSSNERKIKDLIGIVYCPICYEKDGALVELRMESGCATCPKCGWSKCVIS
- a CDS encoding MoaD/ThiS family protein translates to MKIKVRLYGELALKHGAEVEIEIEKEATVGDILKLLRISESEHHLILNEKKVSKNHPLKEGDTLKVLSVVYGG
- the thpR gene encoding RNA 2',3'-cyclic phosphodiesterase, translating into MRAFIAVEINDEVRKKLVEIQEKIDRTKSAKIKFVEPENIHITLKFLGEITEEQAEDIKRILESIAKNHKKHEVNAKGVGVFPNYNYVRVIWAGVDNDEEIKKMAEEIDNALFQLGFKREKNFVSHITIGRVKFVKDKVGLMLVLKELSNEEFGKFKVEAIELKKSTLTPKGPIYETLARFELQD
- the cca gene encoding CCA tRNA nucleotidyltransferase → MKLLEEVLGMIKPSEEERRLINEVIREVVDIAKAEIEKVESEVTLHLVGSIAKDTYLSGDHDIDLFLAFPLDYSLEELRKRGLELAKAIGNHFENYEVTYAEHPYVRAIYKGFDVDIVPCYNVKSWKEVRTAVDRSILHTKWVIEHLNGRNDEVRLLKRFLKGINAYGSEVYVRGFSGYLTELLIIKYGSFLKLMENIEFLGKIKIIDLEGWLKKEPEIAYKTIEREGEKPLVVIDPVDPRRNVASALSWEKFGVFYFKAMELKENLKLEFFFPSKKKIGDYKVLLREKGTNLIVILFPKPELVDDVLIPQLERSAKGLEKSLKKEGFEVFDLNWGYKDKAFIMLEVDRINRPRTKLKLGPEFLTNRALDFYGKNQKVWIRGKRLYSEKVVEEGVVEVIENLFAKDQISLGKNIRESVKNADILINFVPHELEEEAYLFLSKEKWNVKA
- a CDS encoding phosphoribosyltransferase, producing the protein MDKVYLTWWQVDRAIFSLADVLRRYNPDTIVGISRGGLIPAVRLSHILGDVDFKVIDVKFYKGIDERAEEPKITIPIHGSLEGKRVVIVDDVSDTGKTLQVVIDEVKKKGAKDIKVACLAMKPWTLVVPDFYVFRTDKWIVFPWEEFPVVVRDEGIYSR
- a CDS encoding polysaccharide deacetylase family protein, giving the protein MYQKFGYHFHGYQPGDIIYIHDGSGWDPIKYSERLSPVSLKIRDIEVNSRNWTRTVIKAYEYTSDALGSLKPHSVSVDFEPFTLYMILRYKPKIYGEIVDLLMNKVEPVPTTSFHPIMPHLSTFEQEILAKISFDFYEPFIKDKNVVGYWLPENVITKETAKIVAESTQREVLFLLDERQFVGLHFPQAKFSCNTYKCDDKIVYVFGRDHQLSDAFAFNTLDANGLVRAVVEGKVDVFKENSGIPYLVYLASDLEALLSNPQQLDKFLSWISKLEEREVEVINAVDFIRKKKNGEFQKLEGECSEYFRINIKDYSSWSDYYDLSVDGRTSDIRWLGMRREDGRVINRIYKDRKVSQLWKFAFTKLFRELNRSIRFGVIDLVRKYLPEASIENIKEFLTRYARIFFREHYEYFEMDTTVEYVMEPLKGIDPTLALKLGRIYYIMLLANHSDPRFWENIDTRVTFGNVSAISKALIELMKVYIEENMYEKANYLFLEYMKLLAFPQLYYDYELFKMPGLEGWETTEKAWFDSLKSEVPNCDYNVITRGALYVGNEDLPEDIKGALEVLYDLKKAVADTGHISGEMHGDWENKKWCEHRARV